AAGGAAGCTGACGACGCTTTGCGAGTAAAAGCCCGCGCCGTCGAGCGGGCGAAGCGGATTAAGGAATTCACCGAACTGTTCGGCAGTCCGGCCGGGAGTCCGGAGGGAGAATTCCAAGCATCGTTGCCGCAGGCATTGTTCCTGGCGAACGCTGAATCGATCGCCGCGTGGTTACAACCACAAAACGACAACCTAACGGCGAGACTGGCGAAACTTTCGCAACCTGAATCATTTGCCGAGGAACTGTACTTGAGCATACTCTCACGCCATCCGACGACCGCCGAAACGGCGGCGGCGCAAAAGCACTTGTCGGAAGTCCAAGATCGGGTGTCGGCGATCGAGCAGCTCGTGTGGTCGCTGGTCGCTTCGGCCGAGTTTCGATTGAATCACTAATGGACCGAAAGCCTTCACGATGAAAAACGTCGCCTGCAACTCGTCGAGCCATTTGGTTTCGCGACGTACGTTGCTCTCGAACATGCTGGCCGGAGCGGCAGGCGTCGGCCTCGTCGGTGGCTTGGTCGAGCCGGCGGTCGCCGCCGCGCTCGAAGCCAAGAAGAAACAGGTGCTGATCGTGCTCTTGAACGGCGGTCTGAGCCAGTTCGAGTCGTTCGACCCTAAGCCGAAGACGGACACCGGCGGCCCGTTCCGTGCTATTCCGACTTCGGTGCCGGGGACGCACTTTTGCGAGTTGCTCCCTTTCACGGCCCGCCAGGCCCATCGGCTGGCCGTCGTCCGGAGCGTGTTCGCCGAACAAGTTCCGGGAAGCCACGCGGCGGCGCGCGATTACGTCGAGACCGGTCGCAGCCCCGTGCTCGGCTCCTATCCCCTCCTAGGTCCCGTCTACTCGAAACTACTTGCGGGTAAAACAGATCTCCCCGGCAACATTCATATCACGCCGAGTCGCGGTGGGCAGCGAGCCGATGCAGCGTTTCTCGGTCCGCAGCATGCGTCGATCGCGCTAAGCGGCGGCAATGCCCCACGCAATGTCGAACGCCCGGCGATATTCTCCGCCGAAGCCGACGAGGCGCGCTACCACCTCCGTGATCTCGCCGATCTGCGCTTCTCGCAACGTCGTCGCACGGCCTACACGGAGGCGTATCATTCGTCTTACGATCGCGCGATGCAGTTGATTCGCCGCAAAGAGTTGTTCGATGTGGCTCGCGAACCGGTGGGAGACCAAGATCGCTACGGCACGCACGACTTCGGACGCCACTGCCTCTTGGCCCGGCGACTGTTGACTGAGGGAGTGACCTGCGTGAAGATCACGCACAGCAACTACGACTCTCATATGGAGAACTTCAATTTCCATCTCGAACAGTTAGGCGAGTTCGATCGTCCGTTCGCCACGCTGCTCGGCGATCTCGACGACCGTGGGATGTTGGAGAATACGCTCGTCGTGCTGTTGACGGAGTTCGGCCGGACACCGACGATCATGCCCGACTTGGGACGCGATCATTATCCGAAATCGTGGTCGGTCGTCCTCGGAGGATGCGGCATCCAAACCGGCGGCGTCTTGGGGAAGACTAACGCCAACGGCACGGAGATCGCCGACCGGCCGGTGCATGTCGGCGACATGTGGCACACGTATCTCCAAGCCGTGGGACTCGACTCCCGGGGAACCCACGATGACCGAAATAAGATTCCATTGGCGGCTCCCGAGCGGAAGCCGGTGAAGGAGTTGCTGTCATGAGCGATGCAACCGCCGACTCGATGGTGAAACCAATCGACCCCAAAACGTTTCGCCTCGTGCGCGAGCTGAAGCATGACCGTGGCGTGCTGACTTGCCGTCTCGCCGCGGACGGGCGGCGCATTTTCGCCGGTGCTCAAGACGACTTGATTCATCATTGGAACCTCGGCGAGTTGCCATGGGTCGATGACGCGCTCTTGGCGAAGTCGGCTCCTAAAACAAAGGCAAAGAAGCCCCCGCTTGAGATTCCGGCCGCTCCGCCGGTCCCGAAGTCGGCGCTTGTCGGCCACGACAGTTGGGTCCAGGCCATGGCCTTGTCGGCGGATGGTTCGCAACTCGTAACGGGCGACTTCGTCGGCCGCGTCGCCGTCTGGGGGACGAAGCCAATGGCGATCAAGCCTCTTTGGACGGCCGATGCGCATCGTGGCTCGATTCGTTCGGTGGCCATCAGTCGCGACGGCAAACTCATCGCCTCGGCCGGCAACGACGGCTCCGTTCAGGTTCGATCGCTCGATGACGGGCGCGAACAACTCAAGCTCGACATGCACGGCTGCCATGTTTACCAAACGGCCTTTCATCCGGACGGTCGAAGTTTGATCTCAGCCGATTTGAAAGGGGTGGTGCGGCACTTTGAGCTCGCCTCCGGCAAGCTCTTGCGAACGATCGACGCCGGACCGCTCTGGACCTATAGCGAAAAATACACGGTAGACGTCGGCGGCGTGCGTGGTCTCACCTTCAATGCCGACGGATCGCGACTGGCATGTGCCGGTGCCGTAGGCGATAAGGGGATCGCCCATAGCGGTAACGCACGCGTGCTCCTGTTCGATTGGAAGTCGGGCAAGCTGTTGCAAACCTTTCGGCCTGAGAAGGAAGTGATTGCAACGGCCTGGGGCGTCCGATTTCATCCGGATGGTTACCTCATTGCGGCGGGAGGAAGCCGGACCGGCGGGTATCTCTGGTTTTGGCGAGAAGGATCGGATACCGAGTTTCACATGCTCCCTCTGCCCACGC
Above is a window of Planctomycetia bacterium DNA encoding:
- a CDS encoding DUF1501 domain-containing protein, producing the protein MKNVACNSSSHLVSRRTLLSNMLAGAAGVGLVGGLVEPAVAAALEAKKKQVLIVLLNGGLSQFESFDPKPKTDTGGPFRAIPTSVPGTHFCELLPFTARQAHRLAVVRSVFAEQVPGSHAAARDYVETGRSPVLGSYPLLGPVYSKLLAGKTDLPGNIHITPSRGGQRADAAFLGPQHASIALSGGNAPRNVERPAIFSAEADEARYHLRDLADLRFSQRRRTAYTEAYHSSYDRAMQLIRRKELFDVAREPVGDQDRYGTHDFGRHCLLARRLLTEGVTCVKITHSNYDSHMENFNFHLEQLGEFDRPFATLLGDLDDRGMLENTLVVLLTEFGRTPTIMPDLGRDHYPKSWSVVLGGCGIQTGGVLGKTNANGTEIADRPVHVGDMWHTYLQAVGLDSRGTHDDRNKIPLAAPERKPVKELLS